The Colletotrichum destructivum chromosome 8, complete sequence genome includes the window CGATAGGGCCGGTAAACCACGTCTGCGAcatgccgaggacggcgcccATGACGCCCATTAAGAAAGCCGCTATGGCGGCGAAACCCGGCGGAAGACGAGACGGCGTATCGTAGTCCTCGATGTCGTACCCGGTGATGCCGCGGCGAAAGACGACGTGGTCGGTGATGCTGACGCCCTCGTAGATAGCGAGCCAGTAGGCGATGATGAGCATGAAGTTCTCGAGCCAGGCCTCGAAGCGATCGTAACCGGGGATGCTGACGGCGATGTAGATGCCGGTGCCGACAAAGACCCACACGAAGCGCGGCACCCGCTCGGTCTGTTTCGAAAGAACTTGCAGTGAGAGGGAAACGGAGTAGATGTTGGGACAgttgttggcgatgatggataGGGCAAGGATTACGAGACAGAACTGGCCaaagccgccgaggcgggtGACGAGCACAGCTGCGAGTAGACCGCCAATCCCGGAGTTCGCATATGCGGCGGAGTAGGTCGGGTCAGAGACACTGGCGGTCATTACGGCGGCGCCCAAAAGCTCGGTGAAGCAAAGCGTGAAGAAGAGGCCGGAAAAGGTGACGAGAAAAATCTTCAAGCGGGACGTGGAAGCCGGGTAATAGCACGTGTAGTCCGAGGCATAGGAAGTCCAGCCCGTTGCGAAGCCGTAGACGCTGGCAGCGAAGGAGAGAACAGAGCCTGCTTCGGCGGGACCTGAATTCAGGGGCAGCATGCTGTTGAACTTTCCAGAGTGagcgaagacgccgaggacgatgaggaagatgatggcgCAGGGGACCCAGGAGAACCGCTCGTAAGTGTGTACGATACGGTAGCCGAACGTGCATATGATGAGGGTcgagatggcgatgacgaggataCCGGCCCATCCTGGCATGTCATTATTGACGGCGTGGAACAGCTGAGCACCAACGATGGTGTTGACAGCCGACCAGCCCAGACACGCTAGAATGTTGAAGATGGCAACTAGGTCAAGAAGTCAGCACTGTGGTGACATGGTCGCCTCATCCGCACACATACTCAGCTTAACTGCGTAGAAACCAAACCAATATCGAGAGAGAACCATCTGTCGCAGTCCGAACTTGGGGCCGAAAGTTGAAAAGAAGCAGACGGGCATGACGCCCATGAagttgatgaagacgatggtCAGAGCCGTGTCGACGTAACCGAGGTTGAAGACAGGAATAGCCaggacgccgatggcgaaggaGGATACAACCATGTTGGCCGAGCACCACTGTGAAAGGGTCAGGATGGATCCTGGGATTGAGCGCAGCCGCCGGCTGGACTTACCAACGTTCCGACGTTGGCGACGGCATCGTTGATTCGTTCATCTTCGGGAACCCTCTCGATGCCTCTCTGCTCTACACCCAACTTTCCCGCCAGCTTCTGGAGTTTGGCATAGGTACTGGTGCCGGTTGCGAAATCCGCCTGATGGATGGCGCCGTCATTGCCCACGAACCCTTGCTCGACGTCACTGCCCGATTTCTTCTCGCCACCGTTCGAAGAGACATCGCTCTTGTTCTCGAATAGGGCCATGTTCCGGCTCTGGGCGCCGACGCTCCCGTCTTGTTGGTTATGAGGTTAGGATTGAGTCACCGGCAGTTCATAGCTTTGCTCATCCGTCGACAAAGAGGAGACCGGTATGGACCTGATTATGGTTTTTGACTACCACCGTTGGACAGACGCGAGCGGATGCTCAAATCTCTGGCAAATGTAAGGGGGGTGAGAGATTCACGGCTGACGCCAAAGCACGCGGTGGCGAGCCGGGAAGTAATATTCGTTGCGGAAAGTGGAGGAGCCCTTATCACGGCGCGGCAGACGGACGGTGGGTTCCAACGCAGATCTCTGAACTGGAGATATACAGTCTCAAGGGCGGGCATTTTTCTCTTTTCGGAGAGCACAAACCAGCTTTCTGAGGCAAAACCGGTGGGGGGGACGATGGAGCGATCAAGATAAGAACCGCGGCATTGAAGACCTTTGACGGCCCACCGACGCGTCCCTGATGGCGGGACTGGTGTGGTTCGGAAGTAGACCGGCACTTGACAACCATCTAGGATAGGTTCAGCCAGGGGAACTGGAGCTCTGGTAGCAGGCTAGAAAAAAGAAGTGGGAGGCGAATTCGGGTGTTCCGGGCTGATGTGTCCAATGAGGCATggcgagagaagagggacTCTGGGTACTCGCCGGTCCAGATGGAGGCCGCTGTGGATGACA containing:
- a CDS encoding Putative purine-cytosine permease gives rise to the protein MALFENKSDVSSNGGEKKSGSDVEQGFVGNDGAIHQADFATGTSTYAKLQKLAGKLGVEQRGIERVPEDERINDAVANVGTLWCSANMVVSSFAIGVLAIPVFNLGYVDTALTIVFINFMGVMPVCFFSTFGPKFGLRQMVLSRYWFGFYAVKLIAIFNILACLGWSAVNTIVGAQLFHAVNNDMPGWAGILVIAISTLIICTFGYRIVHTYERFSWVPCAIIFLIVLGVFAHSGKFNSMLPLNSGPAEAGSVLSFAASVYGFATGWTSYASDYTCYYPASTSRLKIFLVTFSGLFFTLCFTELLGAAVMTASVSDPTYSAAYANSGIGGLLAAVLVTRLGGFGQFCLVILALSIIANNCPNIYSVSLSLQVLSKQTERVPRFVWVFVGTGIYIAVSIPGYDRFEAWLENFMLIIAYWLAIYEGVSITDHVVFRRGITGYDIEDYDTPSRLPPGFAAIAAFLMGVMGAVLGMSQTWFTGPIGKLAGASLGGDIGFELAFSFASVSYIGLRTLEKTVFKR